The following proteins are co-located in the Shouchella hunanensis genome:
- a CDS encoding aromatic acid exporter family protein, with translation MRLGARILKTGLAVVLALYLARWLGISPPTFAAIAAAFAIQPSLFRTLRTFSHQVQANLIGATIGVLFVMTFGHEPFVVGVVVTLSIAIFIKLKLEAAIIPTAIVTIIIIMESPSDNFLQFASERFILVLIGIVAAFLVNLAFIPPRYENKVFDKVTTVTDAIQEWLNLLARHDADTIALREDIKHQRIELDKANNLFSLYREERNYFRAKTFSQRRRVVVFRQMIQTTEKAYQALEAIEKRSEDYLQLPENVQSRIEEQILSLTDYHQRIILRYNGKVNTHATDEYVDEIEKGQSTMTNLFVTLYEEEQFDLSQWHSFLPAISALIEYQQELEHLDTLVENHHTHAPEDENQ, from the coding sequence ATGAGACTTGGAGCACGGATATTAAAAACGGGTTTAGCAGTTGTTCTAGCACTATATTTAGCTAGGTGGCTAGGCATTAGCCCACCAACATTTGCGGCTATCGCTGCTGCTTTCGCAATTCAACCGTCTTTATTTAGGACGTTACGAACCTTTAGCCATCAAGTTCAAGCCAATCTTATTGGTGCAACAATTGGTGTTTTATTTGTCATGACGTTTGGGCACGAACCATTTGTTGTAGGGGTTGTTGTTACCCTTTCGATTGCCATTTTTATTAAGCTAAAACTTGAGGCAGCCATTATTCCAACAGCGATTGTGACGATTATTATCATAATGGAAAGCCCCTCTGATAATTTTCTCCAGTTTGCCTCTGAACGCTTTATTCTTGTTTTAATCGGTATTGTAGCTGCTTTTCTTGTAAATTTAGCATTTATTCCACCGAGGTACGAAAATAAAGTGTTTGATAAGGTAACAACCGTAACCGACGCGATTCAAGAGTGGTTAAATCTACTTGCCCGCCATGATGCGGATACGATTGCACTTCGTGAAGACATTAAGCATCAACGTATAGAACTTGATAAAGCGAATAATCTTTTTTCTTTATACCGAGAAGAGCGAAATTACTTTCGCGCCAAAACGTTTTCGCAGCGAAGAAGAGTTGTTGTATTTAGACAGATGATCCAAACAACCGAGAAAGCGTATCAAGCTCTTGAGGCGATTGAAAAGCGATCAGAAGATTATTTGCAGTTGCCGGAAAATGTGCAAAGTCGCATTGAAGAACAAATTTTATCACTAACCGATTATCACCAAAGAATTATTCTACGTTATAACGGGAAAGTGAATACCCACGCAACTGATGAATATGTTGACGAAATTGAAAAAGGCCAATCAACGATGACAAATCTTTTTGTTACACTTTATGAAGAAGAACAATTTGATTTGTCTCAATGGCACAGCTTTTTACCTGCGATCTCAGCATTAATTGAATACCAGCAAGAACTAGAGCATTTGGATACACTAGTAGAAAATCATCACACACATGCACCAGAAGATGAGAATCAATAA